From the Juglans microcarpa x Juglans regia isolate MS1-56 chromosome 7D, Jm3101_v1.0, whole genome shotgun sequence genome, the window GGATCTCTTACCCCCTCCCCTCATTACCCACTAATGATTTTCATACAAAAGCAAACTTAATTTGGCACCAAAACATTTCAGGGGAGTGGTGGAATGCAGATCCCGAGGAAGTCATTAGCCAAGCCTTGCAAACAGGAGGTGGTCCAAATGTCTCTGATGCCTATACTATTAATGGACTTCCAGGGCCATTGTATAACTGCTCCATCAGAGGTATCAAATAGTCCTTCTACTTGTTAACTAGTGAGGAAAACATACCCACTACACtgctgatatgatatgatttgatttgtaagaaatGAATTTGTCTTAGAAatcaaatctttttatttaagcGGTGTGTCTAAACATCGACTTGTGAATATGATTTTTCAGTTATTAATGCTACTTTGGaatatttttcagaattttgacTTTCGAGGAATGATATATATGTCAACTTTGCATGTATTTGACTCTGTTACGTATGATATGTAAATGCCTATATGGTTCTTGCAGACACATTCAAACTGAAGGTAAAGCCCGGGAAGACATACCTCCTCCGCTTAATCAACGCAGCACTCAATGACGAGCTCTTTTTCAGCATTGCAAACCACAACCTCACAGTCGTCGAAGCCGATGCTGTTTATGTTAAACCTTTTGAGACTGACACCATTCTCATAGCCCCGGGACAGACCACAAATGTTCTTTTGAAGACCAAACCCCACTTCCCAAATGCTACATTCTTCATGACTGCTAGGCCATATGTTACTGGTCTTGGCACTTTCGACAACACTACTGTGGCTGGCATCTTACAATATGACTTATTTCCATCTAAAACTCTCTCAACCATCTCCATTAAAAAGCTTCCACTCTACAAACCAGTTCTTCCGCCCCTCAATGACACTTCATTTGCTGCAAATTTCACAAGCAAACTCCGAAGCTTAGCAAGTTTTCAATTCCCCGCAAATGTCCCCCATAAAGTTGATAAGCGTTTTTTCTTCACAATAGGCCTTGGAACAAGCCCCTGTGCTCAGCAAAACCAGACTTGCCAAGGTCCTAACGGAACAAGGTTTGCAGCTTCTGTTAATAACGTTTCTTTTTCACTCCCAACCACTGCCCTGCTCCAGGCACACTTCTTTGGGCAGTCAAATGGAGTTTATAGCCCCGACTTTCCGAGCAGTCCAAGAATACCTTTTAACTACACCGGCAACCCACCAAACAATACTATGGTGAGCAATGGGACAAAGATGGTGGTTCTGCCTTATAACACTAGCGTGGAGCTTATCATGCAGGATACAAGCATTCTTGGTGCTGAGAGTCACCCTCTCCACCTCCATGGCTTTAATTTCTTTGTGGTTGGGCAAGGTTTTGGGAACTTTGATCCAAATAAGGACCCTGCAAACTTCAATCTTGCCGATCCTGTTGAAAGAAACACTGTGGGTGTACCTTCGGGAGGTTGGGTGGCCATCCGGTTCCAAGCAGATAACCCAGGTGAGGAATTAAGACCAGGACAGAATCTGACAAACTAACAAAGTTGATCACACGGATTCTATACGTAATACTAAATTTGGACACACAATTCCAAAAGTAAAGCTTATTATAAGGATGAGAGTCAGagatgaattttttcttttacaatttcacaaaaactaatttttttccctcaccagaaaaactaatttttgtCTCAGAATTTCACAAAAGAAGGATTGATTATTATATGGGGAGAGAGGATTAAATTACTGACTTGTTTGAATGGTGACAATGAAAATGTGACAACAGGTGTATGGTTCATGCATTGCCACCTGGAGATCCACACGAGCTGGGGTTTAAAGATGGGTTGGGTTGTCTTGGATGGAAAACTCCCAAACCAGAAGCTGCTTCCTCCTCCGGCAGATCTTCCCAAGTGTTGACCTCGGATTCACTTCTTGATTCACTGCAACTAGAAATTCTcctaaatatcttttttaacccattttttaatttttttttcaccgGATTTGGCATTGGCAGATTGATCTTCAATAAATTGTATGAGGAGCTACGGATAGAAAAATAGtgaacaatcttttttaatttgtaacgTTCGGGTTTCAAATGTTAATGCGAAAAGCCacaactagatttttttttttttttttttgtcgcaTTATTGGAACGATCTTGCCattgttatgtttttaatgaCAGATATCTCGAATTCACTTGATTTATGTTCCCCTTTAAACTGTAataattcccaatcatgcaACGAGCTTCAGGAGGTTATTCAGGACCTAAAAAGGGAAACCTCAGTACATGCAAGTacgagggagggagggagggagggagagtaTTGTCAAGGACTCTTGTGGTACTAAGGTAGCACAAACCAATATAATAAACGGTTGCAAACAAATTAAGGCATAAGTCACCAGAAAAATCACACATGATTTAGTATGGCCCTTGCGAAGTTCAAAGCCAGATGGTTATCAGTCAAGTCCAGAGTGATAGTGTCAATTCTTCGTGCCATCTCCAGCAATGCCAAGCTCGAGAGCCAAAACAGTGACAATTCTTCACCCAGCCAATCAGCTCGTCTTTATCCTTTTAGTTTTAGCTTCCTGCTCTGCATCTTCCTCCAATCTCTCAAGATTTTCAGATCTCTTTCACTCATCTTCCTCCGGCACTCTTTGCTTGCAGAATCATGAAGAACCACAGCCTAAAGATAGCCCCGCGCAGAACAAGATTCAAACTGAAAACAGGATGTGAAATAGAAATGGAAGCAGTAGGTAGCTACAAAGTAGTGGTAAACGCAAGGCTCTTGTAACGTACTAATGGAAGATCTaaatcacatggcctatactttaaaaggactagtcaatgatacaattggagccccatcaGAACCTTATAAAatgcaagaacttctcattctcaaacaatGGAGGATTTCATACACCATCTACTattattcatatcatatggggtatcacaatctaccctccataaattcccgacgtcctcgtcagGCCTGTCCATTATAgatggcacggctcaagtctcacatttctggttgggatagggtctgatactatttgtaatacCCAAATgaaagacccaaaccacatggcctatactccaaaaggactagtcaatgatacaattggagccgcATTTGAACCTTATAAggtgcaagaacttctccttcccaagcaatgtgggatcccatacaccacctacccttatccatatcgtGTAGGGTATCACAGCTGTTGAATGTCGAGTTTATAACCTGTTCttggtatttttcttttctgatatTGCCTCAAGCATTATTCTTTTGTTATACTTAAAATGGATATAACACTAACAATCAACTAAATTTCATTGCAATCAATAGCTAATCAAAAAATATCATTCCCTCAATATTACATAAAAAAGATTACCCTTTTGACGAATGGAGTGTATGGATGgcttataaaatacaaaatcttCTCCAGATtccaaaaacaacaacaacagaaCAGCTTAATTTCCTATGCTAAACTTTCTAaatcattttttctcttcttcttcttaccCCACCACTTCTTCCAACCATCCACTCCCTTCTCCTCAACCTCCACAGTCTTCCTCTTCTTGCTCCCTTCCTTTTACCTCTTCAATATTTTACCTGCAGCATATGTGACAGTTTCAGTCCCATTCTAATTCTCAAAACTGCCAAcatcaattttcttcttcttcttcttcttcttcttcttcttcttctttttattactATGCGCCTCCACAGACTCTGAATTTGCTAAACCTACCCATTTAGCTTCTTTAATCTCTTCAATAATGTTCTTCCTCATCACCTTCCCATTCTCCTCGCTTTCCATTCTACACCCGGCTCTCTATTTCTAACTAGGGATGTAACTGGTCcgattttgaacaaattttggAACCGAGCTgataatgtaattaatatatattttatatttaaaacatatgatcaaataaatgttcatgtttaagattaaaattttatgttataaattataatataacattattttatatataattataatttataaaaattatatgtaatataaacaatattatatataatattaaaaatatataaatatggaccccaagaaaacataaaatcgATACCAAACCAGTTTCTAAAATGGAGGAACTGGTCCAAAACTAGACCGAAGCAACTAGACCGAGCCGGTTCGGACCAGTTTTcctgtttatttttacaacctTATTCCCAACTTCTGTGCCATcattttcaacttttccaaTATAATATCACTcatcctctctttttttatgCTTGTTTCTCTCGCTCTCCATTCCCACATTGCCATCATTTTCTTGATCCATTTCTCGAAACGGCTCAACACTCTGGGTCGGATTCTCTTCCGCCTCAATTTTCACTTTACCCTCATTATCTCCATCATCCCTAGATTCACTACCGTTATCCCCAAAATTACAAAACTCgcccctctattttttcttcccatGCTTCTGTCTATTACTTTCCACTACCACAATCCCGTGACTCGTTTCCAAACCTGAAACAACACTTCGAAGTGATTTATCACCTTTTTTATCGGGTTTCGCCAGTATATCTATCTAGTAAGTGACTTTTTAGTTTTTGGCTCGATGCTTGAACCACCTCGACACTCCGAGTTGGGTTCTCTTGTACTGCCTCCACCTCCCTAACAATCTCTGAATTGGGCCTTTTGTGCTTCTGCTCAAACCGTCGAATCCCAAGCTCTTTCTTCTTAAATCTCAACTCTTTGAAGGAGGCCAGTGCGCGTCAGAGGTACGCGCAGATAGCTAGCGACGAGCCGTTTTCGATTGAGGAAAAGGTGGAGAGAATGAAAGTCGACTTCTTGAGCGAGATTGGCTTCAAAGAGAGTACCATACCCGAGACCTTCTTCATTCTCCAAGTGTTGTTCCCCAGGGTTTGTGTCACAGCCTCTGGTCTAGGGTTTGGAAATGGGAGATGCAAGGGTTGTAGGACGGTAGAAGCTTCAAGTGGAAGTGGGAAGGTTAAACACGATTTTAACTGAAGTGTATAAGTTTAGAGGGGTTGGATTTTTCATTCTAACAGGCCATTGGGTCCTTACATAGTTTgggtttttttagttttgttgtCTTTAGTTGGCCCAGACCAAGTAAGGCCTATAATTGCATTTTATGTTCTGTTTAGGGTTGTTTATTTAGCCTTTGAGTTATAGCCCATGGCCGTAATGTGTACAAAGGGTTCTCTGTAGGGTTTTATACTCATCACAAGTCTAGTGTAAGGCATTCAGAAACCTAATAGAATTTTATCATtctcttttcttattcttctttgtcTTCCCTTACCTCATTCTCAAGGAGAGCTCCTCGTTTAGTGAGCAGGTTACCTTggcatttcatcaaacacctGGAGTGTGTGAcaagttggtatcagagagatATCGATCTCTGTGATTTTGCTGCAGACATTTACATGATTGAAGGAACAAGGCTCACTCAGTTACAAGATGGGCTTAACGCCCTAAAGAAAGCTATTGATTCTCAATACTAGATGCTAGAAACGGAAATGCAAGGCTTAAGAAGAAATTCAAATTCACAATATAACAATATTGAAACAAAGATGATAGCTATTAGAAGGCAGAATGAGTCCATCGTCCAACAACTAGCTGCtttaaacactaagatgcacaGAAGGAACCAGCACTCTAGCCCAAAAGGAACTTCTTTAGGTGTGCATCCAAGAGTAGACGATATCAATTTAAGACTGGCAGCGGGAGGAGAGCTGCAGACCCGCACCATTCGCTTAGAGTTTCCAATCTTCCATGGTGATGACCCTACAGGCTGGATCTACAAGGTACACCAATTTTTCTCATTTCACAATACCTTGCCACAACACAAGATAAAATTAGCTTCATTTCATATGGAGGGTATGGCCCTAGTGTGGTTTCAAAATCTAGAAGAATCGAGATAGTTAAGTAATTGGGAAAGTTTTGTTAAAACCCTGCTGGTCAGATTTGGCCCAAGTGCTTACAATGACCCAATGGAAGCACTTACTAAACTGAGGCAAGTAGGAACTATGGAAGACTCTAAGGCCAGATTTGAGACCCTATCCAATAGACTAAAGGGGTTTTCTGAGCTCTATAAACTGAGTTGTTTCCTACGTGGCCTTAGAGATGACATTCGATTACCTGTTCATATGTTTAATCCCCCCAAATTTAACCACTGTATACAGCTTGGCAAAGATACAAGAATAAAATGTCAATTTGGCCAAGAGAAGCAACAGATCTGGAGTGGCATACTCACCTAACCCAGGAATCTTGAAAAAACCCAACCAGGTGTTGAATGACACAAGTAAAATGGTACCTAAACCCAATTTACAGATCCAAAAGATTAATCAAAGCTAGATGAAAGAAATGTGAGAAAATGGGTTGTACTATTACTGTGAAATCGAGCCCAGGGCATAGGTGCCAAAACCCTAAGCTACACCTCTTAGAAGAGGTGCtaatggaaaaggaaaaggaacgGGACCAAGAGGAGAAGCCTGATGATGATGAAGGGACTGTGAAGACCAGTGAGGTGGTGGACAGTAGTGGAGAACCAAAGATATCGCTTCATGCACTGATAGGGTCCCTTAACCTCAAGATAATGAGGGTGATAAGAAGGATTGGCTCCCATTGGGTCACTATTATGGTGGACATTGGGTCCACCCACAATTGTTTGGACCCAGCTGTGGTTAAAAAATGAGGACTTTCCTTGGATGATGCTGAAAAGGTGAGAGTCAAAGTGGCAAATGGAAAAATTATTCTTAGCGAAGGCAGGTGCAAGGGGTAAGAATCAACATACAAGGGGCGATTTTCAACACTAATGTGCAAATAATAGCATTGGCTGGATGTGACATGGTGCTTAGAATCCATTGGCTTAGAGATTTGGGGTCTGTACTGTGGAACTTCAAAAAGCCAACTATAGAATTTTCCTACTGTGGCCAAGCTGTGGTACTATGAGGGCTAACAGCAACTACATTGATTGAAGAAGTGTCTGTTAATAAGTTCAATAAGCTGGAAAGAAAAGAGGTGATCTTACAGGTGATGGAAGGGGGCTTAGAAATAGAAACCAACACCCAAAGTGAACCATCCACAGAAATCCAAAAGCTAATGAGACAATTTTCTGATGTATTCAGTGAACCAAAATACCCCACCTAGATCCCATGACCATGCCATTAACTTGGTCCCAAACACACAACTCATATCCATAAGGCCCTATAGGTACCCCTATTATCAAAAAGACAATATAGAGTTATAGTCTAGGAGTTACAGTTAAAGGAGGCTGTCACAAGCCCTCCCATTTTAGCATTATCAGATTTTTCCAAACCTTTTGTTgttgagtgtgatgcttcaaGTACAGCAATGGGGGGCCATGCTAATAAAGCAAAGGAGGCTCATAGCTTTCTACAACTAGGCCTTGAAGGGAAGGGCATTGACTATGTCCACCTACGAGAAAGAGTTGTTTACCCTAGTGTCCGCTGTCCTTAAATGGAGGCCCTACCTTTTGGGATAGAAATTTGTAGTCAAAACAGACCAACAGAGCTTTAAACACCTAGTGGACCAGAAAGTGGGCACCTCCTTACAGCAGAAATGGGTGTCCAATCTCATGGGTATGACTTTGTCAAGGAATACAAGAAAGGGGCTGAAAATAAGGCTGCAGATGCTCTCACTAGAAAAGGGGAGGGAGATGAAGGAACTCTTATGTTGATAACTTTTCCAACAGTGGATTGGATTGAAGAGCTGACGGCAGCCTATGCTTCATACAGCCATTGATATCCCAATTACAGGAAGGCAGATTGAATAGTAACTATGAGCTACGAGCAAGGCTGTTATTGTACAAAAATAGGGTGATTATTCCCCAACAAGGGGAGTTCAAACAGAAGTTGTTGCAACTAATCCACAGAAGCACCTAGGGGGTCACTCAGGTTATGACAAGACAATACGATGGGCTAGATGGGACTTCTACTAGTTTGTACAGAAAAgagatgtaaaaaaatttactcGAGTGTGACACCTACTAAAGAGTAAAAACTCCTAACATTCACCCTAGTGGCTTACTACAGCCCCTCTCTACACCATCTCAGTTATGGACTCACATCACCATGAATTTTGTCTCACATCACCATGAATTTTGTGGAAAGCTTGCCTAGAAGAAGTGCGAGCACTGGGCTATTCGTAATATAAAAAATCTCCTTTCTGTTTCTAATTCTAGGGGATAAAAGTCCATTTGGGTGGTGGTTGATAGGCTCACGAAGTATAGCCACTTCTGCCCCCTCAACCACCCCTACACAGCCAAGGATGTGGCTAAATTATTCCTCAAGAATGTTCTTAAACTACACAGGTTGCCTCAGTCCATGATCTCAAACAGAGACAACATCTTACAAGCCAATTTCTAGCATGAGCTTTTCAATCTCTAGGGGTCCAAATGTCCCACAACACggcttatcatcctcaaactgATGGTCAAACTGAAGTTGTGAACAAGAAAACTATCTACGCTGCTTCTCAAGAGACAGACCCACTGACTAGTCCTTATGGATACCCTTGGCCGAATGGTGGTATAACTCTACACTACACATGTCGACCAAAACCACCCCCTTTGAGGCTTTCTATGGTTGTTCACTCCCTAAACTTCTAGACTATGTACCTGGCACAACTAAGCAAGACATAGTAGAAAATACTCTCAGATCTCAAGATCAGATTTCCAAGTTACTATTACAAAATCTCATCAAGGCACAAGAACGCATGAAACGTTACTCAGATATCAAAAGACAAGAccaaaaattttgtgaaagagACTAGGTATACCTACGGCTCCAACCGTATCGGCAGAGCATGACGCCGCAACACCAGAACCTGAAGCTGGCCTCATGGTTCTATAGGCCCTTCAAGGTGTTGCAAAGGATAGGGAAGGTGGCTTATAGGCTGGATCTGCCCGAAACCTCCAAGATCCACCCTACGTTGCACGTCTCCCAGTTGAAGAGAAAACTGGGCCATTCCACCATGGCATTGCTGACCTTACCCCCAGTGGATGAGCACGACATCATCAAGCTCGAACTTGAGGAGATTCTCGCATGGAGAATGAGCAAGACTAGTAATCAAGCTCGGGCCGAGCTATTGGTTCATTGACAGGGACAACAACTAGAGGATGAGACCTGGGAAGTTTACTCGAGGCTCAAGGAGGATTTCCCCCACCTTGCGGGCAAGGTGTTTTAAGGGGGAGTACTGTCACAACCTCTGGTCTAGGGTTTGGAAATGGGAGGCGCAAGGGCTGCAAGATGGTTGAAGCTTCAAATGGAAGTGGGGGAGTTATCGCACAAAGTCAAACACTTGAGTGTAACTGAAGTGTATAAGTTTAGAAGGGTTGGATTTTCCATTGTAACAGGCCAACGGGTCCTTACGTAGTTTGGGTTCATTTAGTTTTGTTGTCTTAGTTGGGCCAGACCGAGTAAGGCATGTAGTTGCATTTTATGTTCTGTTTAGGGTTGCTTATTTAGCCTTTGAGTTACAGTCCATGGCCTTAATGAGTACGAAGGGTTCTGTAGCGTTTTATACCCATCACAAGTGTTATGTAAGGTGTTGACATCGTGTTTTGCTGGCCTGGGCAACTCCATGCAAGCAGTGCCATAatgtgaattatttggagcCCCCAGCAGTGTTCCGATGCGGTTGTACGGTGACAGTTCATACATCCGTGGcggtaaatgaaaaataagtgcagggaaagtaaagagagatggacaccaagatttacgtggttcggcaatatgcctacgtccacggggtTCTCTTGTACTGCCTTCATTTCAGTATGAATTTTGTAATTTAGCTAAACATCATCGCACCTCATTTCCGTTACAACCATACAGaattttgaaacatttttcATTAATACATAGTGATGTATGGGGACCTTCAAGAATCTCAACACTTTTGGCCAAAAAATAGTTTGTCACCTTTATAGATGACCACACAAGGATAAGCTGGGTTTATTTACTACGAGAAAAATTAGAAGtggaaaaagtttttaaaaagttttacaCCATGGTACTGacacaatttcaaacaaaaattcaagTTTTCCGTAGTGACAATGGAAAAGAATATTTCAACAAAGTTTTAGAAATGacactcctcaacaaaatggaattGCTGAACGAAAAAATAAGCACCTTTTGAAAGTGGCTAGAACTTTATGTTTCACAAATAAAGTTCTCAAATACCTTTGGGGTGAAGCTATTCTCACAGCTACCTATCTCATAAACAAGATGACTACTAGgatcttaaatttcaaaacGCCTTTATAGGTGTTCACAAGTTGTAATCCTACATCTAGGCTATCATCTACAC encodes:
- the LOC121238276 gene encoding laccase-17-like; translation: MGVSLLCSPAIPGLFLFSLIACCLLPELALAGSGITRHYKFNVKLQNVTRLCHTKSIVTINGQFPGPRIVAREGDHLLIKVANHVQNNITIHWHGIRQLQTGWADGPAYVTQCPIQTGQSYLYNFTIVGQRGTLFWHAHISWLRSTVYGPLIILPKRGVPYPFAKPYKEVPLIFGEWWNADPEEVISQALQTGGGPNVSDAYTINGLPGPLYNCSIRDTFKLKVKPGKTYLLRLINAALNDELFFSIANHNLTVVEADAVYVKPFETDTILIAPGQTTNVLLKTKPHFPNATFFMTARPYVTGLGTFDNTTVAGILQYDLFPSKTLSTISIKKLPLYKPVLPPLNDTSFAANFTSKLRSLASFQFPANVPHKVDKRFFFTIGLGTSPCAQQNQTCQGPNGTRFAASVNNVSFSLPTTALLQAHFFGQSNGVYSPDFPSSPRIPFNYTGNPPNNTMVSNGTKMVVLPYNTSVELIMQDTSILGAESHPLHLHGFNFFVVGQGFGNFDPNKDPANFNLADPVERNTVGVPSGGWVAIRFQADNPGVWFMHCHLEIHTSWGLKMGWVVLDGKLPNQKLLPPPADLPKC